One Esox lucius isolate fEsoLuc1 chromosome 1, fEsoLuc1.pri, whole genome shotgun sequence genomic region harbors:
- the aadac gene encoding arylacetamide deacetylase isoform X2: MLTDCFFRTLSHLADFSELTGMKDYMGVMMFITFAERVVPQSDENVHVSEERFDGVEVVVYQPKVLGGETELRRAVIYLHGGGWCLGSSRMGPYDLLARQMVIDLNSVVVSVEYRLAPEHHFPVPYEDVYRVVKHFLQMEVLAQYAVDPGRIAVSGDSAGGNLAAAVSQQLQQDPYQQVKLKVQALLYPVMQALDLNTPSYQQNQNMPILPRTLMVRFWSEYFTSDKNFFRAMMANTHNSPESAALLKFVNWSAFLPESYRGKYNYSAPSVTLRGTGSGPDTLSHSIADPRASPLLVPDADLQSLPKAYVLTCEYDVLRDDGVMYAERLRHAGVQVTHEHYTSGFHGALMFTMWPTDFMIGHTMMENLIRWLQQNL, from the exons GCAGATTTCAGTGAGCTTACGGGCATGAAAGACTACATGGGGGTGATGATGTTCATCACATTTGCTGAGCGCGTGGTGCCCCAGTCAGATGAAAATGTGCACGTCTCGGAGGAACGGTTTGAtggagtggaggtggtggtgtacCAGCCTAAAGTGCTGGGCGGCGAGACAGAGCTACGGAGGGCTGTCATATACCTTCATGGAGGAGGATGGTGTTTGGGCAGCTCCA GAATGGGGCCATATGACCTCCTGGCTAGGCAGATGGTCATTGATCTCAACTCTGTCGTTGTATCTGTAGA GTACCGGCTGGCCCCGGAGCATCACTTTCCCGTGCCGTATGAGGACGTATACCGGGTGGTAAAGCACTTCCTCCAGATGGAGGTCCTGGCCCAGTATGCTGTAGACCCAGGACGCATTGCTGTGTCTGGGGACAGTGCTGGGGGTAACCTGGCTGCAGCTGTGTCCCAACAG CTACAGCAGGATCCATATCAGCAGGTGAAACTAAAGGTTCAAGCCCTACTCTACCCAGTGATGCAGGCTCTTGACCTCAACACCCCGTCCTACCAGCAGAACCAGAACATGCCCATCCTTCCCCGCACCCTCATGGTGCGCTTCTGGAGTGAGTACTTCACCAGTGACAAGAACTTCTTCAGGGCCATGATGGCCAATACTCACAACAGCCCTGAATCCGCTGCCCTGCTCAAGTTCGTCAACTGGAGTGCCTTTCTGCCTGAGTCATACCGGGGGAAGTACAATTACAGTGCTCCGTCCGTGACATTGAGAGGGACGGGGTCTGGGCCGGACACGCTGTCGCACTCCATTGCCGACCCCCGGGCCTCCCCCCTGCTTGTCCCAGATGCGGACTTACAATCGCTCCCCAAGGCCTACGTGCTGACGTGCGAGTACGATGTGCTGCGTGACGACGGGGTGATGTACGCAGAACGCCTGCGCCACGCCGGTGTACAGGTGACACATGAACACTATACCAGTGGTTTCCACGGTGCACTCATGTTCACCATGTGGCCAACCGACTTCATGATAGGACACACGATGATGGAAAACTTAATCAGATGGCTGCAGCAAAACCTGTAG